The Rhododendron vialii isolate Sample 1 chromosome 8a, ASM3025357v1 genome has a window encoding:
- the LOC131335971 gene encoding uncharacterized protein LOC131335971 isoform X1 → MFYFISFMRKFHGFLHAAMIGVNLKNISGCILLSRAKPLTLLWVLQQSSRVPTKSIELCLDLRSKIKEHVQVHTLVHSQTFPCNLPQVSFFIDLHPLEQHVFTLVLDLYETLVYSDWKVFFFC, encoded by the exons atgttttatttTATCTCCTTCATGCGGAAGTTTCACGGTTTTCTTCATGCTGCAATGATAG GAGTAAACTTGAAGAACATATCCGGGTGCATACTCTTGTCCAGAGccaaacctttgacgttactctGGGTTCTTCAACAATCATCAAGAG TGCCAACTAAATCCATTGAACTTTGCTTGGATCTCAGGAGTAAAATCAAAGAACATGTCCAAGTGCATACTCTTGTCCATAGCCAAACCTTTCCTTGTAACCTCCCTCAGGTAAGCTTCTTTATAGATTTGCATCCATTGGAGCAGCATGTGTTTACTCTTGTGCTAGATCTTTACGAGACTTTAGTCTACTCTGATTGGAAGGTATTCTTTTTCTGTTGA
- the LOC131335971 gene encoding uncharacterized protein LOC131335971 isoform X2: protein MMLLLVQQQSSRGVNLKNISGCILLSRAKPLTLLWVLQQSSRVPTKSIELCLDLRSKIKEHVQVHTLVHSQTFPCNLPQVSFFIDLHPLEQHVFTLVLDLYETLVYSDWKVFFFC from the exons ATGATGTTACTCTTAGTTCAACAACAATCATCAAGAG GAGTAAACTTGAAGAACATATCCGGGTGCATACTCTTGTCCAGAGccaaacctttgacgttactctGGGTTCTTCAACAATCATCAAGAG TGCCAACTAAATCCATTGAACTTTGCTTGGATCTCAGGAGTAAAATCAAAGAACATGTCCAAGTGCATACTCTTGTCCATAGCCAAACCTTTCCTTGTAACCTCCCTCAGGTAAGCTTCTTTATAGATTTGCATCCATTGGAGCAGCATGTGTTTACTCTTGTGCTAGATCTTTACGAGACTTTAGTCTACTCTGATTGGAAGGTATTCTTTTTCTGTTGA